A single window of Sphingobacteriales bacterium DNA harbors:
- a CDS encoding alanine dehydrogenase: MEAIIDKPKIDYALYPKEVLALLNNNQKKLHLGIPKDITYQEKRISLTPNSVAALVSLGCKISIEADAGVDSYFSNEEYINAGADICYDREEVYKANTIIKTTPIDATELNLLQRKQTIISPIFIPSLSKMMLKTLMEKNITALAFEYIKSEQNTYPIVRSMAEIAGNYVMVIAANYLSIQHGKGVLLGGIAGQPPTRILVLGAGKVAESVARYALALGATIQVFDDDINKLSRLQYSIGSKIYTSIIDPINLAKNLSRADVVIGALRPINGKTPQVVSEDMVKNMKKSAVIIDVAIDSGGCFETSVLCDHNEPHYVKHGVIHYAVPNIAANVPRTASFALSNVLTPILKETAQYSSIEQQIKFNAGLRHGAYLYKGALCKDFIAQKFDLKYTNLEFLLSADF; encoded by the coding sequence ATGGAAGCAATTATAGATAAACCTAAAATTGATTATGCTTTATATCCAAAAGAAGTTTTAGCATTATTGAATAATAATCAAAAAAAACTACACCTTGGAATTCCAAAAGATATAACCTACCAAGAAAAAAGAATAAGCCTAACGCCAAATTCTGTTGCAGCCTTAGTGAGCTTAGGTTGTAAAATTTCTATTGAAGCAGACGCAGGCGTAGATTCTTATTTTTCTAACGAAGAATATATAAATGCTGGAGCTGATATATGTTATGACAGAGAAGAAGTGTACAAAGCAAATACTATTATAAAAACTACACCTATTGATGCTACTGAATTAAATCTTTTACAACGCAAACAAACTATAATTTCGCCAATATTTATTCCGTCATTATCAAAAATGATGTTAAAAACATTGATGGAAAAAAATATAACTGCATTAGCATTTGAATATATAAAAAGCGAACAAAACACCTATCCAATAGTGCGTTCTATGGCAGAAATTGCTGGAAACTATGTGATGGTTATTGCAGCAAACTATTTAAGCATTCAGCATGGAAAAGGCGTATTGCTAGGTGGAATTGCAGGACAACCACCAACAAGAATTTTAGTGTTAGGTGCAGGAAAAGTAGCAGAATCTGTTGCTAGATATGCACTTGCACTTGGAGCTACCATTCAAGTATTTGATGATGATATTAATAAATTATCTAGACTACAATATAGCATTGGCTCAAAAATATATACATCAATTATAGATCCAATCAATTTAGCAAAAAACTTAAGCAGAGCAGATGTTGTTATTGGAGCACTACGACCAATAAATGGAAAAACGCCACAAGTTGTGAGCGAAGACATGGTTAAGAATATGAAAAAATCTGCTGTAATTATTGATGTTGCAATAGATAGTGGTGGATGCTTTGAAACTTCTGTCTTGTGCGACCATAACGAACCACATTATGTAAAACATGGCGTAATACATTATGCAGTGCCAAATATTGCAGCAAATGTACCAAGAACAGCAAGTTTTGCACTTAGCAATGTCCTTACACCAATACTTAAAGAAACAGCACAATATTCAAGCATTGAACAACAAATAAAATTTAATGCTGGACTAAGACATGGTGCTTATCTATACAAAGGTGCGTTGTGTAAAGATTTTATTGCTCAAAAATTCGATTTAAAATACACAAACTTAGAGTTTCTCTTAAGTGCAGATTTTTAA
- a CDS encoding phytanoyl-CoA dioxygenase family protein: MKWISTYTGFFRNIRLFHFIYNYINRNKLQHNKPLYSKNNINQTVYHSISSKLFKDRTTKLPWLDYPNKENEIINHPKFSSFSKEIQKGILNWYRNGYIILDRYVGDELVAEINQDVEYLLETEVLQFNYTKRKIFDAFKYAPSIKQLVHDKSITDILSFILDKEVFPFQTINFTKGSEQKPHSDWLHMSTFPRGYLVGVWVALEDITIDAGPIAYYPNSHHLPYLSNSDIGAKNNILFLDKDANNKFEHKIAQEIVAHQLQAKVFEAKKGDVLIWHANLIHEGMPIINNALSRKSMVIHYFAKGVICYHEISERPALIDAK, from the coding sequence ATGAAGTGGATAAGCACTTATACTGGATTTTTTAGAAACATTAGATTGTTTCATTTTATATATAATTATATTAATAGAAATAAATTACAACATAATAAACCATTATATAGTAAGAATAATATAAATCAAACAGTATATCATTCAATTTCATCTAAATTATTTAAAGATAGAACTACAAAACTACCTTGGTTAGATTATCCCAATAAAGAAAATGAAATTATAAATCACCCAAAATTTTCTTCATTTTCTAAAGAAATACAAAAAGGCATACTCAATTGGTATAGAAATGGATATATTATTTTAGATAGATATGTTGGAGACGAACTAGTTGCAGAAATCAATCAAGATGTGGAATATTTATTGGAAACTGAAGTGCTGCAATTTAATTATACAAAAAGGAAAATATTTGATGCTTTTAAGTATGCACCAAGCATCAAACAATTAGTACACGACAAAAGTATTACAGATATCTTGTCTTTTATATTAGATAAAGAAGTTTTCCCATTTCAAACAATCAACTTTACAAAAGGTAGCGAGCAAAAACCACATAGTGATTGGCTACACATGAGCACCTTTCCACGTGGATATTTAGTTGGTGTGTGGGTTGCACTTGAAGATATTACCATAGATGCTGGACCAATTGCATATTATCCAAATTCGCATCATCTACCATATTTATCTAACAGTGATATTGGCGCAAAAAATAATATTTTGTTTTTGGATAAAGATGCAAATAACAAATTTGAACATAAAATAGCTCAAGAAATTGTAGCGCATCAACTACAAGCCAAAGTTTTTGAAGCCAAAAAAGGTGATGTGTTGATATGGCATGCAAATTTGATACATGAAGGTATGCCAATTATCAATAATGCATTAAGCAGAAAAAGTATGGTAATACATTATTTTGCCAAAGGTGTTATTTGTTATCATGAAATAAGCGAAAGACCAGCTTTGATTGATGCGAAATAA
- a CDS encoding sterol desaturase family protein, with amino-acid sequence MILKIIFLACGILFWTFLEYIIHRFLGHQNKAKHIIRQEHKRHHAEWDYFVPMHKKLVLAAVFLGISTLIMSVFFTFSNALFFSIGLAGMYLIYESAHKLFHAKEPIIGYGLKMRKHHFYHHFGNPKLNHGVTTAFWDRVFGTYQTVDTLAVPKNMAMRWLFDTKQNFKQKYANHFMVK; translated from the coding sequence ATGATACTAAAGATAATTTTTCTCGCATGTGGCATATTGTTCTGGACATTTCTAGAATATATTATACATCGTTTTTTAGGACATCAAAATAAGGCAAAACACATTATAAGACAAGAACACAAAAGGCATCATGCTGAATGGGATTACTTTGTGCCTATGCACAAAAAACTAGTATTAGCAGCTGTATTTCTTGGCATTTCAACGTTAATTATGAGTGTGTTTTTTACATTTTCTAATGCCTTGTTTTTTTCTATTGGCTTAGCTGGAATGTATTTAATTTATGAGTCTGCACACAAACTTTTCCATGCCAAAGAACCAATAATTGGCTATGGTTTAAAAATGAGAAAACATCATTTCTACCATCATTTTGGAAATCCAAAATTAAACCATGGTGTAACTACAGCTTTTTGGGATAGAGTTTTTGGTACCTACCAAACCGTAGATACACTTGCTGTACCTAAAAATATGGCTATGCGTTGGTTGTTTGACACTAAACAAAATTTTAAGCAAAAATATGCGAATCATTTTATGGTAAAATAA
- a CDS encoding DUF4407 domain-containing protein: MKENNIEQTKNYSLFTRFFWFCSGANVDILKQCPHSEQNKYVGIGATVFFTGLLASISGGYALYTVFNRADAAIVFGIIWGLVIFNIDRFIVSTIRKEDKFWNEIKLVIPRIVLALILAIVIAKPLELKIFEKEIAQKIQEKQRLFAIDAQKKLTEQYSPLQDSLRKEIDAYKAELQKIQAQRDTLYKAFIGEAEGTSGTYKLGKGPVYKEKKEQYDKIEKELYAAKAEFQPLIDEREQQILALKSKRDDAYSKTQPTIENYDGLMARLDAQQQLPQLPSLFITLLFICIETAPIFTKLFSNKGPYDDMLRNIEHDIQLKSIENINQRNHELNQKLLLYTNIDKAKTEQEIANNQESMKIISEAQLELTKEIVEDWLKTEKEKLKHKNA; the protein is encoded by the coding sequence ATGAAAGAGAATAATATTGAACAAACTAAAAATTATAGCCTTTTTACAAGATTTTTTTGGTTTTGTTCTGGAGCAAATGTAGATATATTAAAGCAATGTCCGCACTCCGAACAGAATAAATATGTAGGTATTGGCGCAACAGTTTTCTTTACTGGATTGCTAGCTTCAATATCTGGTGGCTATGCTTTATACACTGTGTTTAACAGAGCTGATGCCGCTATTGTTTTTGGAATAATTTGGGGCTTAGTTATCTTTAATATTGATAGATTTATTGTTTCAACGATTAGAAAAGAAGATAAATTTTGGAATGAAATAAAGTTGGTTATTCCTAGGATTGTATTAGCACTTATTCTTGCTATAGTTATTGCAAAACCATTAGAATTAAAAATATTTGAAAAAGAAATTGCTCAAAAAATACAAGAAAAACAAAGACTATTTGCAATTGATGCACAAAAGAAATTAACAGAACAATATTCGCCATTGCAAGATAGCTTGCGCAAAGAAATAGATGCTTACAAAGCTGAATTACAAAAAATACAAGCACAAAGAGATACTTTATACAAAGCATTTATTGGAGAAGCAGAAGGCACAAGTGGTACTTATAAATTAGGAAAAGGTCCAGTGTATAAAGAGAAAAAAGAGCAATATGATAAAATTGAGAAAGAACTGTATGCTGCAAAAGCTGAGTTTCAACCATTGATTGATGAACGTGAGCAACAAATTCTTGCACTAAAATCTAAAAGAGATGATGCTTATAGCAAAACGCAACCTACAATAGAAAACTATGATGGATTGATGGCAAGACTTGATGCACAACAGCAATTGCCACAACTTCCAAGTTTGTTTATTACGCTATTATTTATTTGTATTGAAACTGCTCCAATTTTTACAAAATTATTTTCAAACAAAGGACCATATGATGATATGCTTAGAAATATAGAACACGATATACAACTAAAATCTATAGAAAACATCAACCAAAGAAACCATGAATTAAATCAGAAATTATTGTTGTACACCAATATCGACAAAGCAAAAACGGAACAAGAAATTGCTAACAACCAAGAATCTATGAAAATAATATCTGAAGCACAACTTGAATTGACTAAAGAAATTGTAGAAGATTGGCTAAAAACTGAGAAAGAAAAATTGAAACATAAAAATGCTTAA